One Campylobacter concisus DNA segment encodes these proteins:
- the atpC gene encoding ATP synthase F1 subunit epsilon, translated as MDKLHLEIVTPQGQIFNDDVSSVVLPGSEGEFGVLPNHASLISLLKAGIIDIEHKNKKHDVVAINWGYAKIDEGKVIILADGAVYVSGDSESELANSLEAARNLIESMSSDTNAFAATISKMENVVRTR; from the coding sequence ATGGATAAATTACATTTAGAAATCGTAACTCCTCAAGGTCAGATATTTAATGATGACGTGAGTAGTGTAGTGCTTCCAGGTAGCGAGGGTGAGTTTGGTGTTTTACCAAACCATGCCTCATTAATATCTCTTTTAAAAGCAGGTATTATAGATATAGAACATAAAAATAAAAAACATGACGTTGTTGCGATTAACTGGGGCTATGCAAAGATTGACGAAGGTAAGGTAATAATACTTGCTGACGGTGCGGTTTACGTCTCTGGCGATAGTGAAAGTGAGCTTGCAAATTCATTGGAGGCTGCTAGAAATTTGATAGAGAGCATGAGTAGTGATACAAATGCTTTTGCAGCAACTATATCTAAAATGGAAAATGTAGTGAGAACTAGATAA
- a CDS encoding MotA/TolQ/ExbB proton channel family protein, translated as MGGIDLFLNYIQRSSFITIIVLTWLSIYFIVSFTILFSRMAGIGAWQKREQNALEALLMGAKNIPNDSSLRKCASGRISREKLNVCISIAEKNATSGLTWLSVIASTSPFIGLFGTVVSILETFSQLGNGGGSSLGIIAPAISEALVATGCGIFVAIPAYTFNLLIKRKAYELMSVIERQADVMIALKKDDEIL; from the coding sequence GTGGGCGGTATAGATTTATTTTTAAATTACATTCAAAGAAGTAGTTTTATTACAATTATTGTTTTAACTTGGCTGTCAATATATTTTATAGTTAGTTTCACAATTCTTTTTTCAAGAATGGCTGGTATTGGAGCTTGGCAAAAACGTGAGCAAAATGCACTTGAAGCACTGCTTATGGGTGCTAAAAATATTCCAAATGATTCGTCTTTGAGAAAATGTGCAAGTGGAAGAATCTCAAGAGAAAAACTAAACGTATGTATAAGTATAGCCGAAAAAAATGCTACAAGTGGACTAACGTGGCTAAGTGTAATAGCATCTACTTCGCCTTTTATCGGCCTTTTTGGAACCGTTGTTTCTATTTTAGAGACATTTTCACAGCTTGGAAATGGTGGAGGTTCATCACTTGGTATTATCGCTCCAGCTATTTCAGAGGCACTTGTTGCAACTGGTTGCGGAATTTTTGTTGCCATCCCAGCATATACATTTAACTTACTCATAAAAAGAAAAGCTTATGAATTAATGAGTGTTATTGAGCGTCAGGCTGATGTAATGATAGCACTTAAAAAAGATGATGAGATACTATAA